In one Magallana gigas chromosome 7, xbMagGiga1.1, whole genome shotgun sequence genomic region, the following are encoded:
- the LOC105338166 gene encoding uncharacterized protein, which yields MEMDSLDTQRSGKLYTEEEEHTTADDEDIIREDNTLLSKPRVLLLNLSWFGLSLMFLLLSVEVVPAQIRSLVGEAEKGRWLGGMVAVGAALTFFTSPLIGMGSDRVTLKVGKRRPVMMAGTVFLCIGLIGMALSSSKLYLPRRDSGYKNGTEGMCHSDLEAQRCLPYANKTIKNSHETTILRGSQPGTILVPEKKGEVVEEKNTSSGSLGLYIFFYLIVTVSFAMITVPYNALIADKSHYSQRGFNSGVMGCMILLGNVSGAAVGIGLSEMGVLGAYGTAIAVVMVSVCVTVFTTTEKPGKQNLEPIGCVQIFCGFWEPFKEHDFRWVFFTRFLMQQGVSTVTGFLEYWLSDMIELPDCWNAGRGVAIMLLPMLFAAAISSIIFGILSDRFNRRKPIVIVAAFIMCVCISTLTYIKGPSAYYIAVIVAFFFGIGFGSFQSVDFALVMDILPEEKDKAKDIAVWHLALILPNALATPVGGLILDYFESVNCRIGLGYIILFVVTTVYFLLSGIFVTRIRQAK from the exons ATGGAGATGGACAGCCTAGATACCCAACGGTCAGGGAAACTGTACACGGAGGAGGAAGAGCA TACAACTGCTGATGATGAGGACATTATACGGGAGGACAACACGTTGCTCAGTAAGCCCAGGGTGCTGCTGTTGAACCTGTCCTGGTTTGGCCTCAGTCTGATGTTCCTCCTACTGTCTGTTGAGG tTGTACCAGCCCAGATTCGCTCTTTGGTTGGTGAGGCAGAAAAAGGCAGATGGCTGGGAGGGATGGTGGCAGTTGGTGCTG CTCTCACGTTTTTCACCAGTCCCTTGATCGGCATGGGTAGTGATCGAGTGACGTTAAAGGTTGGTAAAAGACGACCCGTTATGATGGCAGGGACTGTTTTTCTgtg CATTGGATTGATAGGAATGGCACTAAGTTCCTCTAAATTATACTTACC ACGAAGAGACTCAGGTTACAAGAATGGCACAGAAGGAATG TGCCACAGCGATTTGGAAGCTCAGAGGTGTCTCCCATATGCAAACAAAACGATTAAGAATTCGCACGAGACTACAATTCTTCGAGGATCCCAGCCTGGAACTATTCTGGTCCCCGAGAAAAAGGGAGAGGTTGTTGAGGAGAAGAACACTAGTTCAGGAAGCCTCG GTCTTTATATCTTTTTCTACCTAATTGTCACCGTGTCGTTTGCCATGATAACAGTTCCATACAATGCCCTGATTGCGGACAAATCACATTATTCCCAGAGAG GTTTTAACTCTGGAGTAATGGGCTGTATGATTTTGTTGGGTAACGTAAGTGGAGCAGCCGTTGGTATCGGATTATCT GAAATGGGCGTTTTAGGAGCCTATGGAACTGCCATAGCGGTGGTGATGGTAAGCGTCTGTGTAACTGTGTTTACGACAACCGAAAAGCccggaaaacaaaatcttgaaCCTATTG GTTGTGTTCagattttttgtggtttttggGAGCcatttaaag aaCACGATTTCCGGTGGGTCTTTTTTACTAGATTCCTCATGCAGCAAGGCGTTTCCACGGTAACAGG ATTTTTGGAATACTGGCTCTCTGACATGATAGAACTTCCCGACTGTTGGAATGCGGGAAGAGGCGTTGCCATCATGCTCTTGCCAATGTTATTTGCAGCCGCCATCAG TTCCATTATATTTGGAATTCTCTCTGATCGTTTTAATAGAAGAAAACCAATTGTTATAGTAGCTG cttTTATAATGTGCGTTTGCATTTCAactttaacatatataaaaggGCCTTCTGCTTATTACATCGCCGTCATCGTGGCCTTCTTCTTTG GAATCGGGTTCGGTTCGTTCCAGTCGGTGGATTTCGCTTTAGTCATGGACATACTCCCAGAGGAGAAGGATAAGGCAAAAGATATTGCAGTTTGGCATTTGGCCCTTATCCTTCCTAACGCTCTAGCTACTCCCGTAGGCGGCCTGATATTAGACTACTTTGAAAGTGTGAACTGTAGGATAGGTCTGGGATATATTATTCTGTTTGTTGTCACAACTGTTTATTTTCTACTTAGTGGAATTTTTGTTACGAGGATTCGTCAAGCCAAATAA
- the LOC105338165 gene encoding cleavage and polyadenylation specificity factor subunit 4 has protein sequence MQDLVAPVTHIKFEMEVALDQQLGSQPLPFPGMDKSGAAICTFYLSNVCSKGVACPYRHVKGDRTVVCKHWLRGLCKKGDDCEFLHEFDMSKMPECYFFSKFGECNNKECPFLHIDPSAKIKDCPWYDRGFCRHGPNCKNRHVRRILCQCYLNGFCLEGPKCKYMHPSFDIPVFDQQTTTKKVNIVCHFCSEPGHKALNCPKMKTSDSDKINVIQTTMDTGHNAPYPQPGYGHHVHVHLPYKPPSGQDNYIDPRRPLDQVTCFKCGEKGHYANKCPKGHLAFLASSSVS, from the exons ATGCAGGATTTGGTAGCGCCGGTAACTCATATAAAATTCGAAATGGAAGTAGCTCTAGATCAGCAACTAGGGTCACAACCTCTTCCATTCCCTGGGATGGACA AATCAGGAGCAGCGATATGTACATTCTACCTAAGCAATGTTTGTAGCAAGGGAGTTGCATGTCCATATAGACATGTCAAAGGAGATCGAACTGTTGTGTGTAAACATTGGCTTAGAGGTCTGTGCAAAAAAGGAGATGATTGTGAATTTCTTCATGAGTTTGACATGAGTAAAATGCCTGAATGTTACTTCTTTTCCAAATTTG GTGAATGTAATAACAAAGAGTGCCCTTTCCTCCACATTGATCCATCTGCAAAAATCAAAGACTGTCCATGGTATGACAGAGGATTTTGTAGACATG GTCCCAACTGCAAAAATCGTCATGTCAGAAGAATTCTGTGCCAGTGCTATCTCAATGGATTTTGTTTAGAAGGACCCAAGTGTAAATATATGCA TCCCAGTTTTGATATTCCTGTGTTTGATCAGCAAACAACTACCAAGAAAGTCAACATTGTGTGTCATTTTTGCTCAGAACCTGGTCACAAAGCACTGAACTGTCCCAAAATGAAAACATCAGACAGTGATAAAATC AATGTTATACAGACCACGATGGACACTGGTCACAATGCCCCCTACCCTCAGCCTGGATATGGtcaccatgtacatgtacacctaCCCTACAAGCCCCCATCCGGCCAGGATAACTATATAGACCCAAGACGACCACTCGACCAAGTGACATGTTTTAAG tGTGGAGAGAAAGGACACTATGCTAATAAATGTCCAAAGGGTCATCTAGCTTTTCTTGCTTCGTCCTCAGTCAGCTGA